One part of the Pseudemcibacter aquimaris genome encodes these proteins:
- a CDS encoding DUF2799 domain-containing protein — protein MKKNLIAAIPLVLILTGCGKMMDENQCLVADWRTIGFQDGSAGRDMSWLERRGEACAEFGVRPDMDQYLMGRDQGLANYCQPRRGFEIGRRGGTYNNVCAQQSEGQFLAAYQDGRGLRERENHVSSLDHAINDTINAINALENQLTEDAIALAMTDMTTQQRIDYALTIKEMAEERGALQQSLPQMQAELEAARADLSAFASSIAGRYPGAI, from the coding sequence ATGAAAAAAAACCTTATTGCTGCGATCCCACTGGTACTTATTTTAACCGGATGTGGAAAAATGATGGATGAAAATCAATGTCTTGTCGCCGATTGGCGCACAATTGGTTTTCAGGATGGCAGCGCCGGCCGTGATATGAGCTGGCTTGAACGCCGTGGTGAGGCATGTGCCGAATTCGGTGTCAGACCGGACATGGATCAATATCTGATGGGCCGTGATCAGGGACTTGCGAACTACTGTCAACCACGCCGTGGGTTTGAAATCGGCCGTCGTGGCGGCACTTATAATAACGTCTGCGCCCAGCAATCCGAAGGACAATTCCTTGCCGCGTATCAGGACGGTCGTGGCTTAAGGGAACGTGAAAACCACGTCAGCAGCCTTGATCACGCGATTAACGACACCATTAACGCCATTAACGCGCTTGAAAATCAATTAACCGAAGATGCCATCGCCCTTGCGATGACGGATATGACGACGCAACAACGCATCGATTACGCCCTAACCATTAAGGAAATGGCAGAAGAACGTGGCGCATTGCAACAAAGCCTGCCACAAATGCAAGCCGAACTGGAAGCCGCCCGCGCCGACCTTTCCGCCTTTGCATCCAGTATTGCGGGTCGTTACCCGGGGGCGATTTAA
- a CDS encoding DsrE family protein, giving the protein MRTIITFIMGIMIAITANAQTIKGPVFDFVETARVDADMVVPKDKVLKVVYDTYQGAESGKVNSTFTSAARFINMHVDAGHPQENIKVAIVVHGTTSIDVTKDEYYAEHHGGAKNANADVIAALVAEGVDIYICGQSAVFRGVTRENILPGVKFSLSAMTAHAMLQSEGYSIIPW; this is encoded by the coding sequence ATCGCCATTACTGCGAATGCGCAGACGATAAAAGGGCCGGTTTTTGATTTTGTGGAAACGGCACGCGTTGATGCGGACATGGTCGTTCCAAAAGATAAAGTGCTTAAGGTTGTCTATGACACATATCAGGGCGCGGAAAGTGGAAAGGTCAATTCAACGTTCACAAGCGCCGCACGTTTTATCAATATGCACGTGGATGCGGGGCACCCACAGGAAAATATCAAGGTTGCGATTGTTGTTCACGGTACGACTTCTATTGACGTGACAAAGGACGAATATTATGCTGAACATCACGGCGGCGCAAAAAATGCAAACGCGGATGTGATTGCAGCATTGGTCGCTGAAGGGGTAGATATCTATATATGTGGGCAGTCGGCTGTGTTTCGCGGCGTGACACGGGAAAACATCCTTCCGGGTGTAAAATTCTCTCTATCGGCCATGACGGCACATGCGATGCTCCAATCAGAAGGATATTCTATCATTCCATGGTAA
- a CDS encoding SDR family oxidoreductase: MRVLVYGGTGSQSGPVVDELLNKGHTPVVVTRTMPDNPKENIEYVTANLSDRDRLMEINKDIDAVSFLLPAFLGDDDDAAAYGKNAIYAAVYGKVSRFIWNASGPIYDDPLEPKWEIFDYLKNSGLEYVVFEPTTYMENWLGPWTAPSVLNDDEVSYPVLDPVKMGWLASRDVGKLVVAAIEDGTVKNKRFDISGIETPIGVELAEKFSAALGRDIKYRAMTPAEMGAAIDAAFGPGSGDRIAEMYRHEQENPDEEPKFHDMTDVLKTFPVEMSTIEDWVRDHRAAFEKE, translated from the coding sequence ATGCGTGTACTTGTTTATGGTGGCACCGGGTCGCAATCTGGCCCGGTTGTGGATGAATTATTGAATAAGGGCCACACCCCCGTCGTTGTGACGCGGACTATGCCGGATAATCCAAAAGAAAATATCGAATATGTCACGGCCAATCTGTCGGACCGTGACCGTTTGATGGAAATCAACAAAGATATTGATGCGGTATCATTTTTATTGCCCGCTTTCCTTGGGGATGATGATGATGCGGCGGCATACGGTAAAAACGCCATTTACGCGGCCGTATATGGCAAGGTCAGCCGTTTTATTTGGAATGCCAGCGGTCCGATATATGATGACCCGCTTGAGCCAAAATGGGAAATCTTTGATTATTTAAAAAACAGTGGTCTTGAATATGTGGTGTTTGAGCCAACGACCTATATGGAAAACTGGCTTGGGCCGTGGACGGCACCATCGGTTTTAAATGATGATGAAGTATCATATCCGGTGCTTGATCCCGTGAAAATGGGATGGCTCGCAAGCCGCGATGTGGGCAAATTGGTGGTTGCCGCGATTGAGGACGGCACCGTTAAAAATAAACGTTTCGACATCAGCGGCATTGAAACACCAATCGGCGTGGAACTGGCGGAAAAATTTAGTGCTGCCCTTGGCCGTGATATTAAATACCGTGCCATGACGCCGGCTGAGATGGGCGCGGCGATTGATGCGGCCTTTGGTCCCGGATCAGGGGATAGAATTGCCGAAATGTACCGCCATGAACAGGAAAACCCCGATGAAGAACCAAAATTCCACGACATGACGGACGTGTTAAAAACATTCCCCGTGGAAATGAGCACCATTGAAGACTGGGTGAGGGATCACCGCGCCGCATTTGAAAAGGAATAA
- a CDS encoding RraA family protein: MEKISRRELMGAGAAVAATAALGTAKTFAATLPEGIRGANVSLIASAMGKVGMDAATYSMTPDIKPLVEHGETIIGPAITCKWEIAPLDDVEDINKYVYDPLDQAPAGSVWVIESGTDEIFSMFGDIITQSCTQRGMLGAVTDSGCRDIQEMKKQGFSVFAKATIPYGPTGLKPTGANVPIKCGGVDVKPGDLIAADVDGVIVIPSEHIEQVAEGVAKHLAYEQDVRRKVEAGQTLREAYPY, from the coding sequence ATGGAAAAAATTTCAAGACGAGAATTAATGGGCGCGGGTGCAGCCGTTGCCGCCACAGCGGCCCTTGGTACCGCAAAAACATTTGCCGCAACCTTACCCGAAGGGATACGCGGCGCAAACGTCAGCCTGATCGCCAGTGCCATGGGTAAGGTGGGCATGGATGCGGCCACATATTCCATGACACCGGATATCAAGCCACTTGTGGAACATGGCGAAACCATCATAGGACCAGCGATTACCTGTAAATGGGAAATTGCCCCGCTTGATGACGTGGAAGATATCAATAAATATGTCTATGACCCGCTTGATCAGGCACCCGCAGGATCCGTCTGGGTCATTGAAAGTGGCACTGATGAAATATTCAGCATGTTTGGTGACATCATCACCCAAAGCTGCACGCAGCGTGGTATGCTTGGCGCCGTAACCGATAGCGGCTGTCGCGATATTCAGGAAATGAAAAAACAGGGTTTTTCCGTATTCGCCAAGGCCACTATTCCATACGGCCCGACCGGATTAAAACCAACCGGTGCGAATGTGCCGATTAAGTGCGGCGGTGTCGACGTAAAACCCGGCGACCTAATCGCCGCCGACGTCGACGGCGTCATCGTTATCCCGTCAGAACATATCGAACAAGTGGCCGAAGGCGTCGCAAAACACCTTGCATATGAACAGGATGTCAGACGTAAAGTCGAAGCCGGGCAAACGTTAAGAGAGGCTTATCCTTATTGA
- a CDS encoding pyridoxal phosphate-dependent aminotransferase codes for MKLSRRKFMGTTAAGVASAPLLLNTEAAAELAPDDIDWSMGFPDGSTLLNRNENPIGPSPKAVQAAKKGVEKSFRYADRILIRKLLAEEHGVPEDHVIVGVGSGEILNIMPLVYMREANKNMVAVWESYRPVPGRATLLGGEVKWVNLLPEEDYQFNVDRLLAAVDADTRLLFLVTPNNPTGAVMGYDDVKRLADNLPDHVKLIIDGAYRDFQNDGRDEIELIKGGNKNILVTRTFSKIYAMAGLRAGYGIAHPDIIKELSKFGGSPTSVNMAGFGAMAASLGDDEFIAKSRGFVKNARSYFERELGALGINTMAGPPIFILAEFGERTQEIVDALKARKIFIRAGGEWGMPNHARISYGLDHENATLIAALKEIL; via the coding sequence ATGAAATTATCACGCCGTAAATTTATGGGCACAACCGCCGCGGGGGTTGCGAGTGCACCACTTTTATTAAATACGGAGGCGGCCGCGGAACTGGCCCCGGATGATATTGACTGGAGCATGGGTTTCCCAGATGGTTCAACACTTTTAAACCGTAATGAAAACCCGATTGGCCCATCACCAAAGGCCGTCCAGGCCGCAAAAAAAGGCGTTGAAAAATCATTTAGATATGCCGACCGCATATTAATCAGAAAATTACTCGCTGAAGAACACGGTGTTCCGGAAGATCACGTGATAGTTGGCGTTGGTTCCGGTGAAATTTTAAATATTATGCCGCTTGTTTATATGCGCGAAGCAAATAAAAATATGGTCGCCGTATGGGAAAGTTACCGCCCTGTACCGGGGCGCGCCACGCTTCTTGGGGGTGAGGTAAAATGGGTGAACCTGTTACCGGAAGAAGATTACCAGTTTAATGTGGACCGTTTGCTTGCGGCGGTGGATGCGGACACGCGTTTATTGTTCCTTGTGACACCAAATAACCCGACCGGCGCGGTGATGGGTTATGATGATGTTAAGCGCCTTGCGGATAATCTGCCGGATCATGTGAAGCTGATCATTGACGGCGCATACCGTGATTTCCAAAATGATGGTCGCGATGAAATTGAACTGATTAAAGGCGGCAATAAAAACATCCTTGTCACCCGTACATTTTCAAAAATTTATGCGATGGCGGGTCTTCGTGCAGGATACGGCATTGCCCATCCTGATATCATCAAGGAATTATCGAAATTTGGCGGCAGCCCGACCAGCGTGAACATGGCCGGTTTCGGCGCAATGGCAGCAAGCCTTGGTGATGATGAATTTATCGCGAAATCACGCGGCTTTGTGAAAAATGCCCGTTCATATTTTGAACGTGAACTTGGTGCGCTTGGTATCAACACAATGGCAGGGCCACCAATTTTTATATTGGCAGAATTCGGTGAACGCACGCAGGAAATCGTTGATGCCTTAAAAGCACGCAAGATTTTCATCCGTGCAGGTGGCGAATGGGGTATGCCAAATCACGCGCGTATTTCATATGGTCTTGATCATGAAAATGCGACATTGATTGCGGCATTAAAAGAAATTCTCTAA